A genome region from Babesia bigemina genome assembly Bbig001, chromosome : I includes the following:
- a CDS encoding phospholipase C gamma 1, putative yields MTQNLNENWMKELAAGSTYASPYISDVLYDEIVAVPVVEAIECVLAGDLLRKWRRGQPLTTKKQGRGAKPQTQEAAENNASYLAVQPSSRSHERYFWVSCVCGTFFLRWDSWRKHPNETVFALCGLDTIRRGDEISSFDNKTKPDAKEKLVFVLSGAFSLRLAAATPRHALLWISGLYHIARHARDVYARAWIANSNKIATWFAAREPDGIPTFQSKTIEQELARKGNSLAELVAANKRSRGQEGKDMPSTVDEVVQKLTDLNIVKRSDVVEPVIAVVKDILATRESWLHKLIHGLIKSDYDDVDNLVRFVADCAYHLEAMDADIESSKKAIFVLDDYMSQDEVIKLMFDVVKHYSIVANVLGPEDYPDQRRPSRVARSLSNNTPQQNHGKSLNGSQAKKDNNAENGDNVCIGEGSGPLAKEKKKSNFLKGWQRFRRARDVDGLLDADSSAAVWASSGAPKRGNWMENEVDPLRPIENDQYQRFLQNVQGANGAETTENLLGIVEKDAKPPFTAAKFVETKYSQGCCMRAAPGQSIPVKMLTIMGFHWSLSQKFNTAAMPQDAEEIAHMLQYPLTSFWIASSHNTYLAGSQVGGAATAGALADALIRGCRCIELDCQDGANGEPMLCHSWKNCQLTGSITLREALLACKETAFSTSKLPVILSMQMTGSEECKAKTAQLCKEILGDNLYVPHPNDPVDHVASVPIGCLLSKFIIKGKMHTDPAVKNAKLDGEWMSVVALHGFRISEVTPDNISHAKRNDMYSMNEGKFAKISADSEFVIKLADISMLRVFPSGTRLSSTNFCPLNAWAAGVHCVAMNYQSCDRSMLINYGKFNQSFGYVLKPPELRPVTFRQDECTDYFCHKPIRLKIHVLSASQLSPPNEGLEQTNFANALGNVLYSIQQGGVEVDMDKVAAEIGKPRKNKRNVRRERREYWSPAEDSLKSDGADSSDTNNLIQRSSSIVASRADPCCPFVEVAVVGENERVQRTDIVSYNGFNPVWADTSPPFEFVVKRPNLSILLLTVKHYDNMGAQLIAQSALPINRIRPGIRWVQLLDQRFIEIDCCGLLLHIDIEYID; encoded by the coding sequence ATGACGCAGAATCTTAATGAAAACTGGATGAAGGAACTTGCCGCTGGCAGCACCTATGCGTCCCCGTACATCAGCGATGTCCTGTACGACGAAATAGTAGCGGTACCGGTCGTGGAAGCGATCGAGTGTGTGCTTGCGGGCGACCTCCTTCGGAAGTGGAGGCGCGGGCAGCCGCTGACGACGAAAAAGCAAGGACGCGGTGCCAAACCGCAAACGCAGGAGGCCGCCGAAAACAACGCCAGCTACCTCGCAGTGCAGCCGTCTTCGCGCTCACACGAGCGCTACTTCTGGGTCTCGTGCGTATGCGGAACCTTCTTCCTCCGATGGGACTCGTGGCGGAAGCACCCCAATGAGACCGTGTTCGCGCTGTGCGGGCTCGACACTATCAGGCGCGGAGACGAGATATCGAGCTTCGACAACAAGACCAAGCCGGATGCCAAGGAAAAGCTGGTGTTCGTCCTCTCCGGGGCATTCTCGCTGCGGCTGGCGGCTGCGACCCCGAGACACGCGCTGCTATGGATCTCCGGGCTGTACCACATCGCGCGCCACGCTCGCGATGTGTATGCGCGCGCCTGGATAGCAAACTCCAACAAAATCGCAACCTGGTTCGCCGCCCGCGAACCCGACGGCATACCCACCTTCCAGTCCAAGACCATCGAGCAGGAGCTAGCGAGGAAAGGAAATTCGCTGGCAGAACTCGTTGCTGCAAATAAACGCAGTCGCGGACAGGAAGGAAAAGATATGCCCAGCACGGTCGACGAGGTGGTGCAAAAGCTCACCGACCTTAACATCGTGAAGCGCAGCGACGTGGTGGAGCCCGTGATTGCCGTGGTCAAAGATATACTGGCAACCCGCGAGTCGTGGCTGCACAAACTCATACACGGCCTCATCAAGTCCGATTACGACGACGTCGACAACCTCGTGAGGTTTGTGGCGGATTGCGCCTACCACCTTGAGGCGATGGACGCGGACATCGAGTCGTCGAAGAAGGCGATCTTTGTATTAGACGACTATATGTCGCAAGATGAGGTCATTAAGTTGATGTTCGATGTCGTAAAGCACTACTCCATCGTGGCCAACGTCTTGGGGCCGGAAGATTATCCCGACCAACGGAGGCCGTCTCGGGTGGCGCGCAGCCTCAGCAATAACACGCCACAGCAAAATCACGGGAAATCGCTGAATGGTAGTCAAGCTAAGAAAGATAACAATGCGGAAAACGGAGATAATGTTTGTATTGGTGAAGGTAGTGGCCCGTTGGCCAAGGAAAAGAAGAAAAGCAACTTCTTGAAAGGTTGGCAACGGTTCAGGAGAGCGCGTGACGTGGATGGGCTATTGGACGCGGATTCGTCGGCGGCTGTGTGGGCGTCTTCGGGCGCTCCCAAGCGGGGCAACTGGATGGAAAATGAAGTCGACCCTCTGAGGCCCATAGAGAACGATCAATACCAAAGGTTCTTGCAGAATGTACAGGGGGCCAACGGGGCGGAAACTACGGAAAACCTCTTAGGTATAGTAGAAAAGGATGCCAAACCGCCATTCACGGCGGCAAAATTCGTGGAAACGAAGTACAGCCAGGGGTGCTGCATGAGGGCAGCACCCGGACAGTCCATACCGGTCAAAATGCTCACAATCATGGGGTTCCACTGGTCGCTTTCCCAGAAGTTTAACACCGCGGCAATGCCGCAGGACGCGGAGGAAATAGCGCACATGCTGCAGTACCCGCTGACCTCGTTCTGGATCGCAAGTTCCCACAACACGTACCTTGCAGGGAGCCAGGTGGGCGGGGCGGCCACCGCCGGGGCGCTCGCGGATGCGCTGATTAGGGGATGCCGTTGCATCGaactcgactgccaagatGGCGCTAACGGCGAGCCCATGCTCTGCCACTCCTGGAAAAATTGCCAGCTCACCGGCTCGATCACGCTCAGGGAGGCGCTACTCGCCTGTAAAGAGACTGCATTCAGCACATCCAAGCTGCCTGTCATACTCTCAATGCAGATGACGGGCAGCGAAGAATGCAAGGCCAAGACTGCCCAACTCTGCAAGGAGATACTGGGTGACAACCTATACGTGCCACACCCCAATGACCCAGTGGATCACGTCGCGTCGGTGCCCATCGGTTGCCTGCTCTCGAAGTTCATCATCaaggggaagatgcacacGGACCCCGCGGTGAAGAATGCGAAGTTGGACGGCGAATGGATGTCGGTGGTGGCCCTCCACGGATTCAGGATTTCCGAGGTCACGCCGGACAACATCTCACACGCCAAGCGTAACGACATGTACAGTATGAACGAGGGGAAATTCGCCAAAATATCTGCGGACTCGGAGTTCGTGATAAAGCTGGCGGATATATCGATGCTGAGGGTATTCCCGTCGGGCACCAGGCTATCCAGCACCAACTTCTGCCCGCTGAATGCCTGGGCGGCGGGCGTGCACTGCGTGGCCATGAACTACCAGTCGTGCGACAGGTCCATGCTGATCAACTACGGGAAGTTCAACCAGAGTTTCGGGTATGTGCTGAAACCGCCGGAGCTGCGGCCCGTCACCTTCCGCCAGGACGAGTGTACGGACTACTTCTGCCACAAGCCGATAAGGCTCAAGATACACGTTCTGTCCGCGTCACAGCTTTCACCGCCAAACGAAGGACTCGAGCAAACCAACTTTGCCAACGCATTGGGGAATGTGTTGTACTCCATACAGCAAGGCGGAGTGGAGGTCGACATGGACAAGGTAGCGGCGGAGATCGGCAAGCCCCGAAAGAATAAGCGAAATGTGAGACGGGAACGGCGCGAATACTGGTCCCCAGCGGAGGATAGCCTCAAGAGCGATGGCGCGGATAGCAGCGATACTAACAATTTGATCCAGAGGTCGTCAAGCATCGTTGCCTCGCGGGCTGATCCATGCTGTCCGTTTGTAGAGGTTGCGGTGGTGGGTGAAAATGAGCGCGTGCAGCGAACTGACATTGTAAGCTACAACGGGTTCAATCCGGTATGGGCGGACACCTCGCCGCCATTCGAGTTCGTTGTGAAGCGACCCAACCTCTCCATCCTGCTCCTCACAGTCAAGCACTACGACAACATGGGTGCGCAGCTCATTGCGCAGTCTGCGCTGCCCATCAACCGCATCCGACCGGGGATCAGGTGggtgcagctgctcgaccAGCGTTTCATTGAAATCGACTGCTGCGGCCTCTTGCTGCACATCGATATTGAGTATATCGACTGA
- a CDS encoding WD40 repeat myosin-like protein, putative yields MAEIASSMAVGTHLFVSSETEVWQEAVVDSISDGKVFVRVKGAEPGELVELKGGNKYHPHTEDRFNTPSGYPDDLCNLTYLHEASVLHALDCRFSVDDIYTLTGKILIAVNPFKTIKGLYDDETIVRYLELRDHGVPHVFGVARDAYNNMTKNEQSQTILISGESGAGKTESTKFAMKFLAIAGAESMEKKSPAEVKVLESNPLLESFGNASTVRNANSSRFGKFIELQYRKESPIKARLVGARIETYLLEKVRICQQQDGERNYHIFHQLTAAATRGDKYSFAHPESSGAQSGTPWEFDLAAFRGSFRIVPADSERDFDLPTFDETLAALRTVGFSQEQVRVVFDIVATVLHLSNIEFVEKGSEGAMISNMEAGHCQTVTTLLNVDSVSLMNALMTRTIKTANEMYTKPLRVDEACDVRDAIAKNVYSMLFDHLVERVNESIGYVPDANLTTGILDIFGFECFKHNSFEQLCINFTNETLQNFFNNFVFRCEEELYSAEGISWNALDFPDNSDCVDLFKSRPYGLFAMIDEECNLPGGRDQSLCNKVVQRHSNNARFAKVKLDQSSFVVNHFAGAVQYKIDGFLEKNKDQLSNDAVSFILSTKIDEMRSIFQSYIDKKASTVRAGGRAGGVTKQKTICTQFSGQLDSLMTKIGATNPHFIRCIKPSPECRPNHFDRKTVDSQLRCSGMLQVVQVSRAGYPVRFPHAELFHSFRYLLEAKEAESALNIEDKRKQGEFVLDILVTRYMTSKPPEEGSLAIGKTLIFMKNGPYEQVCLAMQSLRNSRAIVIQARVRRNIQRRRYLEALWSIRTFQIWVRYKIKKLQRQRAIRTQAILLIQSMYRMYVQRKLMRELRDKVSRLQSLWRSVNSRVQTEEKRIHTMATKLQAAWKGYKCRCYYLELRSATIKAQLRWRSICARRTLRSLRMEAKDLGNVIKRAQALEEDLKKEKAMRADAEARVLQLTAKLSTIEKSLEELKGRVESLTKERDGLAERLHEAETNTQKAQTDLRMIKEFVSKEAVSSSQSDWLSNVLGGQGGDKAPGDSSAAAAAPRTGSIKSDKPSGRSIRSPPGTRTRSIEQTADIVLCGPPGCGKTRLLEMALIKKGDDKNLELLRSADEARSRKRRVAPAVFDFAVNPGHPISVTEIPGSYFDSDEARTILRNAHLVAICFDPGNQQTYEDARVIVKMLKQLVDCKNTRICLVQNDYIILESARPIVCDINQVQTFAVENELLYMRIRDLMEFVEQVTAYVEGKRGQRAAGANDGSKSGRTPNRGALSLFYEKFRNFWAGVNYSGFQNKLLVPTLVAQEGYKLPPLSLKRVAAIYNYTAAVTCLAFRPEDPSDPYIVLAVGRRDGTINLYHCFRTETELLALNSANFDESEPHPVNDNVMITESFTLAIHTKAVTCMCFSKVEVNELVTTSVDCTIRAWNVMTGQLIKVFNDSDPGLAVMFHPVDPTLFICCNANPTMRIIHYNQGTVLQKIRTKSELRCLVFDDTRFNCIAGNERGAICIYEAQADLHLKLSTTKSISRGPVTCVNFVPSPSPDVPPCIIANVCSGQITILNCLYEGSSGKISEITYRYTVNNAHVALPVRSCYSRFGGGWCISGSEDRNLLIFSLLEENMPYTVSFHQGPVVAVAVNRLDTLLVTSDSKGSVAFWRRVLVSSKA; encoded by the exons ATGGCGGAGATTGCGTCGTCCATGGCCGTGGGCACGCACCTCTTCGTTAGCTCGGAGACGGAG gtcTGGCAGGAGGCCGTCGTGGACAGCATCAGCGATGGGAAGGTGTTCGTGCGCGTGAAGGGAGCGGAGCCTGGCGAGCTCGTGGAGCTGAAGGGCGGAAATAAGTACCACCCTCACACCGAAG ATCGGTTCAACACCCCAAGCGGCTACCCGGATGACCTTTGTAACCTGACGTATTTGCACGAGGCGTCGGTGCTGCACGCGCTGGACTGCCGTTTCTCCGTGGACGACATTTACACGTTGACCGGGAAGATTCTCATCGCCGTTAACCCGTTCAAGACGATAAAGGGCCTGTACGACGATGAGACTATCGTCCGCTACCTCGAGCTGCGCGACCATGGTGTCCCGCACGTGTTCGGAGTGGCGAGGGATGCGTACAACAACATGACTAAGAATGAGCAGTCGCAGACGATCCTCATCAGCGGCGAGTCCGGCGCCGGCAAGACCGAGTCCACGAAGTTCGCGATGAAGTTTTTGGCCATCGCAGGCGCCGAGAGCATGGAAAAGAAGTCGCCGGCTGAGGTGAAGGTGCTTGAATCCAacccgctgctggagtcgtTCGGTAACGCGTCTACCGTGAGGAACGCGAACAGTTCGCGTTTCGGCAAGTTCATCGAGCTGCAGTACCGCAAGGAAAGCCCTATAAAGGCCAGGCTGGTGGGCGCGCGCATCGAGACGTACCTGCTGGAGAAGGTCcgcatctgccagcagcagGATGGTGAGCGCAACTACCACATCTTCCACCAGCTCACCGCGGCCGCCACCCGCGGCGACAAATACTCGTTCGCTCATCCCGAATCGTCGGGAGCGCAATCTGGGACGCCGTGGGAGTTCGATTTGGCTGCGTTCCGTGGCTCCTTCCGCATCGTGCCGGCGGACTCCGAGCGCGACTTCGACCTGCCCACGTTCGATGAGACGCtcgctgcgctgcgcacCGTCGGGTTCAGTCAGGAGCAGGTGCGCGTGGTGTTCGACATCGTGGCGACCGTGCTGCACCTGAGCAACATCGAGTTCGTGGAGAAAGGCAGCGAGGGCGCGATGATCAGCAACATGGAGGCGGGTCACTGCCAGACGGTGACCACCTTGCTGAACGTGGACAGCGTGTCGCTGATGAACGCGCTGATGACGCGCACCATCAAGACCGCGAACGAGATGTACACGAAGCCGCTGCGCGTCGATGAGGCGTGCGACGTCAGGGACGCCATCGCGAAGAACGTGTACAGCATGCTGTTCGACCACCTGGTGGAGCGCGTGAACGAGTCgatcggctacgtgcccgACGCGAATCTGACGACTGGCATTTTGGATATCTTCGGTTTCGAGTGCTTCAAGCACAACTCGTTCGAGCAGCTGTGCATCAACTTCACCAACGAGACTCTGCAGAACTTCTTCAACAACTTCGTGTTCCGCTGCGAGGAGGAGCTGTACTCCGCTGAGGGCATCTCGTGGAACGCGCTCGACTTCCCCGACAACTCCGACTGCGTTGACCTGTTCAAGAGCCGGCCGTACGGCCTGTTCGCCATGATCGACGAGGAGTGCAACCTGCCCGGCGGGCGCGACCAGTCGCTCTGCAACAAGGTGGTGCAGCGCCACTCCAACAACGCGCGTTTCGCGAAGGTGAAGCTCGACCAGAGCAGCTTCGTGGTCAACCACTTCGCCGGCGCCGTGCAGTACAAGATCGACGGCTTCCTGGAGAAGAACAAGGACCAGCTGTCGAATGACGCGGTGTCGTTCATTCTGTCGACCAAGATCGACGAGATGCGCAGCATATTCCAGTCGTACATCGACAAGAAGGCCTCCACCGTTCGCGCCGGCGgtcgtgccggcggcgtcaCGAAGCAGAAGACCATCTGCACCCAGTTCTCTGGCCAGCTGGACTCGCTGATGACCAAGATCGGCGCCACCAACCCGCACTTCATCAGGTGCATAAAGCCCAGCCCGGAGTGCCGGCCGAACCACTTCGACCGGAAGACGGTGGACTCGCAactgcgctgcagcggtaTGCTGCAGGTGGTGCAGGTGTCCCGTGCCGGGTACCCGGTCCGCTTCCCGCACGCCGAGCTGTTCCACAGCTTCCGCTACCTGCTGGAGGCGAAGGAGGCCGAGTCCGCCCTTAATATCGAGGACAAGCGCAAGCAGGGCGAGTTCGTGCTCGACATCCTCGTGACCCGCTACATGACCTCGAAGCCGCCCGAGGAGGGTTCGCTCGCGATCGGCAAGACTCTGATCTTCATGAAGAACGGCCCGTACGAGCAGGTGTGCCTGGCCATGCAGAGCCTGCGTAACAGCCGCGCCATCGTCATCCAGGCCCGCGtgcgccgcaacatccagCGCAGGCGTTATTTGGAGGCGCTGTGGAGCATCCGCACCTTCCAGATCTGGGTGCGCTACAAGATAaagaagctgcagcgccagaGGGCGATCCGCACCCAGGCGATCCTGCTCATCCAGAGCATGTACCGCATGTACGTGCAGCGCAAGCTGATGCGCGAGCTGCGGGACAAGGTGTCGCGTCTGCAGTCGCTGTGGCGCTCAGTCAACTCGCGCGTGCAGACCGAGGAGAAGCGCATCCACACCATGGCGACTAAGCTGCAGGCTGCGTGGAAGGGTTACAAGTGCCGGTGCTACTACCTggagctgcgcagcgccacgATCAAGGCGCAGCTGCGTTGGCGTTCCATCTGCGCGAGGCGTACGCTGCGGTCGCTGCGCATGGAGGCCAAGGACCTCGGTAACGTGATCAAGCGCGCTCAGGCGCTCGAGGAGGACCTGAAGAAGGAGAAGGCCATGCGCGCGGACGCTGAGGCGAGGGTGCTGCAGCTCACCGCGAAGCTGTCGACCATCGAGAAATCGCTTGAGGAGCTCAAGGGCCGCGTCGAGAGCCTGACTAAGGAGCGCGACGGGCTGGCCGAGCGGTTGCACGAGGCGGAAACCAACACGCAGAAGGCCCAGACCGACCTGCGCATGATTAAGGAGTTCGTCAGCAAGGAGGCGGTCTCCAGCAGCCAGTCCGACTGGCTGAGCAACGTGCTCGGCGGCCAGGGCGGCGACAAGGCCCCTGGCGACTccagcgccgctgccgccgctCCTCGCACCGGCAGCATAAAGTCGGATAAACCATCCGGCCGCTCCATCCGTTCCCCGCCCGGCACGCGCACTAGGTCAATCGAGCAAACCGCGGATATAGTGCTATGCGGCCCTCCCGGCTGCGGCAAGACGCGTCTCCTGGAGATGGCGCTGATTAAGAAGGGCGACGACAAGAacctggagctgctgcgcagcgctgaTGAGGCGCGTTCACGCAAGCGCAGGGTGGCGCCCGCTGTGTTTGACTTCGCGGTCAACCCGGGCCATCCGATTTCAGTCACCGAGATCCCCGGGTCCTACTTCGACAGCGACGAGGCCCGCACGATCCTGCGTAACGCCCACCTGGTCGCGATTTGCTTCGACCCCGGCAACCAGCAGACCTACGAGGACGCTCGCGTGATCGTGAAAATGCTGAAGCAGCTGGTGGACTGCAAGAACACGAGGATCTGCCTCGTGCAGAACGACTACATCATTCTGGAGTCCGCGCGTCCCATCGTGTGCGACATAAACCAGGTGCAGACGTTCGCCGTGGAGAACGAGCTGCTGTACATGCGCATCCGCGACCTGATGGAGTTCGTGGAGCAGGTGACGGCGTACGTCGAGGGGAAGCGTGGCCAGCGCGCGGCTGGCGCGAACGACGGTTCCAAGTCCGGCAGGACGCCTAACCGGGGCGCGTTGTCGCTGTTCTACGAGAAGTTCCGAAACTTCTGGGCAGGCGTGAACTACTCTGGCTTCCAGAACAAGCTGCTGGTCCCCACTCTGGTCGCCCAGGAGGGCTACAAGCTGCCGCCGCTGTCGCTGAAGCGCGTTGCTGCCATCTACAACTACACCGCGGCGGTGACGTGCCTGGCGTTCCGCCCCGAGGACCCCAGCGACCCGTACATTGTGCTCGCCGTGGGTCGTCGCGACGGCACCATCAACCTGTACCACTGCTTCCGCACGGAGacggagctgctggcgctGAATTCCGCGAACTTCGACGAGTCCGAGCCGCACCCCGTGAACGACAACGTGATGATCACCGAGTCGTTCACGCTGGCGATCCACACTAAGGCTGTGACGTGCATGTGCTTCTCCAAGGTCGAGGTCAACGagctggtcaccacctctGTGGACTGCACCATCCGCGCGTGGAACGTGATGACCGGCCAGCTGATAAAGGTGTTCAACGACTCCGACCCCGGTCTGGCGGTGATGTTCCACCCCGTGGACCCCACCCTGTTCATCTGCTGCAACGCCAACCCTACCATGCGCATCATCCACTACAACCAGGGCACCGTGCTGCAGAAGATCCGCACCAAGAGCGAGCTGCGCTGCCTGGTGTTCGACGACACGCGGTTCAACTGCATCGCCGGCAACGAGCGCGGCGCCATCTGCATCTACGAGGCGCAGGCGGACCTGCACCTGAAGCTGTCGACCACGAAGTCGATATCGCGTGGCCCTGTGACCTGCGTGAACTTCGTGCCGTCGCCGTCGCCCGACGTGCCGCCGTGCATCATCGCGAACGTGTGCAGTGGCCAGATCACGAtcctcaactgcctgtATGAGGGTTCGTCCGGCAAGATCTCCGAGATCACGTACCGCTACACCGTCAACAACGCGCACGTTGCGCTGCCCGTGCGTTCGTGCTACTCGCGCTTCGGCGGTGGGTGGTGCATCTCCGGGTCCGAGGATCGCAACCTGCTGATTTTCTCGCTGCTCGAGGAGAACATGCCGTACACCGTGTCGTTCCACCAGGGTCCTGtggtggcggtggcggtCAACCGTCTGGACACGCTGCTGGTCACTTCGGACTCCAAGGGTTCGGTGGCCTTCTGGCGCCGCGTGTTAGTCTCCAGCAAGGCCTGA
- a CDS encoding retinoblastoma A associated protein, putative, producing the protein MESVIIKGNAQCKIKRRYPAPQGTVTFANRTPAFSESVPMPGMPADFPGEPPEEEYDDYYVWRRNAPFLYDALLVHRLDWPSLVVDFVADAVYKSRNGITAHKVLFGTHTSNSDVEYAVVGEIKMPVAGVRSNLTCCENFNGFFSYHKTHRLAVLGHPLPALDIKANLVHPGEVNRILHSPTNQFHFVTHTSFGDLLLFDYSRHPSTPRITSRAAPQLVLTGGHSADGFGVSWADDNKIVSVATDGSVCLWDPNAPSQAVEDTGRYVEGTKCVRPLTRFEMKDSPFNDVQVMPTRKQLYMAVSDDYVARLFDMRTDNSAGNAQVELKSEAEVNCLSFNTFNDNIVATGESDGTVCVWDIRQPKEAMLWLSHHTKSVTQVEFCPAAAGMLASASEDQHVCIWEISTEDNLRFIHAGHRGPVSDLSWLKAASMKNGFTLASVGADNAFHCYTPNFTEL; encoded by the coding sequence ATGGAATCCGTCATCATAAAGGGCAATGCCCAGTGCAAGATTAAGAGGCGCTACCCGGCGCCTCAGGGCACCGTAACCTTCGCCAATCGCACGCCCGCCTTCTCGGAGAGCGTTCCCATGCCCGGGATGCCTGCGGACTTCCCAGGAGAGCCGCCTGAGGAGGAGTACGACGACTACTACGTATGGCGCAGGAACGCCCCCTTCCTCTACGACGCGCTGTTGGTTCACCGCCTGGACTGGCCCTCGCTGGTGGTGGACTTCGTGGCGGACGCGGTATACAAGAGCCGCAACGGCATAACGGCGCACAAGGTGCTATTCGGCACGCACACGTCCAACAGCGACGTGGAGTACGCCGTGGTCGGCGAGATCAAGATGCCCGTCGCAGGGGTACGCTCCAATCTGACCTGCTGCGAGAACTTCAACGGGTTCTTCAGCTACCACAAGACGCACAGGCTGGCGGTTTTGGGGCACCCCCTGCCGGCGCTCGACATCAAGGCGAACCTCGTCCACCCCGGCGAGGTCAACCGCATCCTGCATTCGCCAACGAACCAGTTCCACTTCGTCACGCACACCTCATTCGGTGACCTGCTGCTATTCGACTACTCGCGGCACCCGTCCACGCCGCGGATCACCTCCAGGgcggcgccgcagctggtgcTCACCGGAGGGCACTCCGCCGACGGGTTTGGCGTCAGCTGGGCCGACGATAACAAAATCGTATCTGTTGCGACAGATGGATCCGTGTGCTTGTGGGATCCGAACGCCCCCTCTCAGGCCGTGGAGGACACGGGTAGGTACGTTGAAGGCACCAAGTGCGTGCGCCCGCTCACGCGGTTCGAGATGAAGGACTCGCCGTTCAACGACGTACAAGTGATGCCGACTCGCAAGCAGCTCTACATGGCAGTCTCGGACGACTACGTCGCCAGGCTTTTCGACATGCGCACGGACAACAGCGCCGGGAACGCGCAGGTCGAGCTCAAGAGCGAGGCGGAGGTCAACTGCCTGAGCTTCAACACATTCAACGACAACATCGTCGCAACGGGCGAGTCCGACGGAACCGTGTGTGTCTGGGATATTAGGCAGCCCAAGGAGGCCATGCTGTGGCTGAGCCACCACACCAAGTCGGTCACGCAGGTCGAGTTCTGCCCGGCGGCCGCCGGCATGCTGGCCTCCGCCTCCGAGGACCAGCACGTCTGCATCTGGGAGATATCCACGGAGGACAACCTGCGCTTCATACACGCGGGGCATCGGGGGCCTGTATCGGACCTGTCGTGGCTCAAGGCAGCCTCCATGAAGAACGGCTTCACCCTGGCCAGCGTAGGGGCGGACAATGCCTTCCACTGTTACACCCCAAACTTCACGGAACTGTGA